The following coding sequences are from one Triticum aestivum cultivar Chinese Spring chromosome 5A, IWGSC CS RefSeq v2.1, whole genome shotgun sequence window:
- the LOC123102462 gene encoding probable protein phosphatase 2C 2, producing MVAGPEVMHQVVPMLEAQFRRCPVRGAEEVVVGVGVGVSSPPPPVDSQAQVDLEVPDLVKTPLETLQFVPKIRSGSFADIGPRRYMEDEHIRIDNLSGHLGSLLLCPSPNAFYGVFDGHGGSDAAAYMKRHAMRLFFEDSEFPEGLQEDEFFSESVANSIRKAFLSADLALADDSVISRSSGTTALTALIFGRQLLVANAGDCRAVLCRKGMAMEMSRDHRPTYEAERQRVTECGGYIEDGYLNGVLSVTRALGDWDMKMPQGSQSPLIAEPEFQQTILTEDDEFLIIGCDGIWDVMTSQQAVTLVRKGLRRHDDPERCARELAMEAKRLQTFDNLTVIVICFASELGGCLRTSEEASSRRIRSCKSLSAEALCNLRRLLESDQ from the exons ATGGTTGCCGGGCCGGAGGTCATGCATCAGGTCGTTCCGATGCTGGAGGCGCAGTTCCGCCGGTGCCCCGTCAGAGGGGCCGAGGAGGTCgtcgtcggggtcggggtcggggtgtcgtcgccgccgccgccggtcgatTCGCAAGCGCAGGTCGACCTCGAGGTGCCCGATCTG GTCAAGACGCCTTTGGAGACGCTACAGTTTGTCCCCAAGATTAGATCTGGGAGCTTCGCTGATATTGGACCTAGGCGGTACATGGAAGATGAGCATATCAGAATTGATAATCTTTCTGGTCATCTTGGCTCACTATTGCTGTGCCCGTCCCCTAATGCCTTCTATGGG GTTTTTGATGGCCATGGAGGTTCAGATGCAGCAGCCTACATGAAAAGGCATGCCATGAGGTTGTTCTTTGAGGATTCAGAGTTCCCAGAAGGATTGCAAGAAGATGAATTCTTTTCTGAATCTGTTGCGAACTCAATCCGCAAAGCGTTCTTGAGTGCAGACCTTGCTCTTGCAGACGATTCAGTCATCAGCCGATCGTCGGGAACCACAGCTCTTACAGCTTTGATCTTTGGAAG GCAGTTGTTGGTTGCAAATGCTGGGGATTGCCGAGCAGTTCTATGCAGGAAAGGCATGGCTATGGAGATGTCCCGTGATCACAGGCCAACATATGAAGCAGAGCGTCAAAGGGTCACTGAGTGTGGGGGATACATCGAAGACGGCTACCTCAACGGAGTATTGTCGGTGACTCGTGCTCTAGGGGATTGGGACATGAAAATGCCTCAAGGCTCGCAGTCACCTCTGATTGCTGAGCCAGAGTTCCAGCAGACCATCCTCACAGAGGACGACGAGTTCCTCATCATAGGCTGCGACGGGATATGGGACGTCATGACCAGCCAGCAGGCGGTGACCCTGGTCCGGAAGGGGCTCCGACGGCACGATGACCCCGAGAGGTGCGCGAGGGAGCTCGCCATGGAGGCGAAGAGGCTCCAGACCTTCGACAACCTGACGGTGATTGTCATTTGCTTTGCCTCCGAGCTCGGCGGGTGCCTGCGGACTTCGGAGGAGGCGTCATCGAGGAGGATAAGATCTTGCAAGAGCCTGTCTGCTGAGGCCCTTTGCAACCTGAGGAGATTGCTGGAGTCTGATCAGTAG
- the LOC123106652 gene encoding 3-ketoacyl-CoA synthase 6: MTSLSDLKHLKRLYYLATNKFLLMATTITLAAAVLLLQAAQRIAPIDELLSQLRDLQPINLLLAAILPTAMLRIYSYLIRHPRNVYLVDYACFRTSYKYRAPKATFLEHAHISPFFGESTTKFIERVIERSGMGEDTLVPPALYYVEPDCSLDEGRSEAEMVIFSTIDDLLAKTCIALDAIHVLITNCSLFCPVPSIADRIVNGYALRDDIRVINLSGMGCSAGVTAVGLAKNMLQIIPSGSHVLVVSTETLGPQYYKGNVRSMHLGNILFRVGGSAMLLSTCKHKARFKLAHVERTLVGADDAAYRCVYQEDDPEGNIGLTLSKDLMAIAGETLKANMTAIGPLVLPTSELIKYLFSMARKVLHRRKIRPYIPDFRMAFEHFCIHVGGPAVIDSVQLGLSLSDEHVEPSRMTLHRFGNQSSASVWYQLAYIEDKGRMRKGDRVWMIGFGAGYKCNTAVWVCIQPSPNANGSWASCIHRYPVDVSKEGGSA, translated from the coding sequence ATGACCTCATTGTCCGATCTCAAGCACCTCAAACGGCTATACTATCTGGCTACCAACAAGTTCCTGCTCATGGCCACCACCATAACACTAGCAGCCGCCGTCCTCCTCCTACAAGCCGCACAACGGATTGCCCCTATAGACGAGCTTCTTTCCCAACTGCGTGATCTCCAACCCATCAACCTACTCTTGGCTGCCATTCTTCCGACCGCCATGCTTAGAATCTACTCCTACCTCATACGTCATCCTAGAAATGTGTACCTTGTCGATTACGCTTGCTTCAGAACAAGCTACAAGTATCGAGCCCCAAAGGCCACCTTCCTCGAGCATGCACACATCTCACCATTCTTTGGCGAATCTACCACTAAATTCATAGAACGTGTGATTGAGCGCTCTGGCATGGGTGAAGACACATTGGTGCCACCTGCACTTTACTATGTCGAGCCAGACTGTTCTCTAGATGAAGGTCGCAGTGAGGCGGAGATGGTCATCTTCTCGACGATCGATGACCTATTGGCCAAGACGTGCATCGCCCTTGATGCGATCCACGTCCTAATCACCAACTGCAGCCTGTTTTGCCCAGTGCCATCCATCGCCGACCGGATCGTCAACGGGTATGCGCTGCGAGACGACATCCGCGTGATCAACCTCTCCGGAATGGGGTGCAGTGCAGGGGTGACCGCGGTGGGGCTCGCAAAGAACATGCTGCAGATCATTCCTTCGGGATCACATGTGTTGGTGGTGTCCACGGAGACCCTTGGTCCGCAATACTACAAGGGGAATGTGCGTTCCATGCACTTGGGAAACATTTTGTTCCGTGTGGGTGGCAGCGCCATGCTGTTATCGACTTGTAAGCACAAGGCCCGGTTCAAGCTTGCACACGTCGAGCGGACGCTCGTCGGTGCAGATGACGCTGCTTACCGGTGCGTTTACCAAGAGGATGATCCTGAGGGAAACATAGGGCTCACTCTATCAAAAGACCTCATGGCCATCGCCGGAGAAACGCTCAAGGCCAACATGACCGCAATCGGACCGCTCGTCCTACCAACCTCAGAGTTGATCAAATATCTATTTTCCATGGCAAGAAAGGTGCTCCACCGGAGGAAGATCAGGCCATACATCCCTGACTTCCGAATGGCGTTTGAGCACTTCTGCATCCATGTTGGTGGACCAGCGGTGATCGACTCCGTACAGCTTGGCCTCAGTCTATCAGACGAGCATGTTGAACCATCGCGTATGACGCTGCATCGGTTTGGGAACCAATCAAGTGCATCCGTGTGGTACCAGTTGGCCTACATCGAAGATAAGGGCCGAATGCGGAAGGGTGATAGGGTGTGGATGATCGGGTTCGGAGCCGGGTACAAGTGCAACACCGCcgtgtgggtgtgcatccaaccatCCCCCAATGCCAATGGATCATGGGCTAGCTGCATCCATCGTTACCCAGTGGATGTCTCCAAAGAAGGTGGTTCAGCTTAG